A part of Dethiosulfovibrio salsuginis genomic DNA contains:
- a CDS encoding GGDEF domain-containing protein has translation MLMDDAICCEGVRTVFQPVVDLFGGQVWGYEFLSRGRPPVESACELFDRAERMGVLWELEELCRDSALKTLSTVIDSEDRRVFINVTPSVFLNGKFPSSFNRSIVEQMGVRSSQVVIELTERQEVSDYGLLSRRVEEMKEQGFRIAIDDLGAGHSGLIMLASCIPDYIKLDMALIRDIHEEPRKQHIVRSMVGLASQVESRIIAEGVETRQELETLMRLGIRFVQGYLFAKPSCEPFEVSHSQRDMVQSIWDDLQASEGEAPDGLLSMTTRARAMQRDEISCKDLWYVMKNTPEFDHGVVLDGKTPVGLVTRNDFASKMGGAYGFHLFQNRPVEAAAKKNFLSVGHSCSVRHLSKLAMERCPDAIYDPVVVVDTRGHYMGTVTMKQVIARSAEIEVRQALTCNPLSGLPGNQEIQRWISRCKGCDSSFALIYADLDRFKEYNDTYGFIDGDGLIKLTASVLQEGFSELGSRVSLGHVGGDDFVAVVTGNLPEGCLDSVCREFDRRKRDFFHQEDWERGFFSSVSRKGEVCKVSPVTLSLAVIEKDNLGKDLHPAKISEIAACLKHRAKQLTYETGRSGWVQERRFHGDSLGGGLS, from the coding sequence ATGTTGATGGACGATGCGATCTGTTGCGAGGGGGTTAGGACGGTGTTTCAGCCTGTTGTAGATCTCTTCGGCGGTCAGGTGTGGGGATACGAGTTCCTCTCCCGGGGCCGCCCTCCGGTAGAATCGGCCTGCGAGCTGTTCGACAGGGCGGAGCGAATGGGGGTTCTGTGGGAATTAGAGGAACTTTGTCGAGACTCTGCCCTTAAAACACTCTCTACGGTGATCGATTCGGAGGACAGAAGGGTGTTTATAAACGTGACTCCCTCGGTTTTTCTGAATGGAAAATTTCCTTCTTCTTTTAATCGTTCGATAGTGGAACAGATGGGCGTCAGATCGTCTCAGGTGGTGATAGAGCTTACCGAGAGACAGGAGGTCTCCGATTATGGCCTCCTATCCCGGCGGGTCGAGGAGATGAAGGAACAGGGCTTTCGTATAGCCATAGACGACCTAGGTGCTGGGCACTCCGGTCTTATAATGCTGGCATCCTGTATACCGGACTACATAAAGCTGGACATGGCCCTCATTCGGGATATCCACGAGGAGCCCAGAAAGCAGCACATAGTCCGATCGATGGTGGGGCTGGCCTCTCAGGTCGAGTCCAGGATTATCGCCGAGGGAGTTGAGACGAGACAGGAGCTTGAGACCCTGATGAGGCTGGGGATTCGCTTCGTCCAGGGCTACCTTTTCGCTAAGCCTTCCTGTGAGCCTTTCGAGGTCTCCCACTCTCAGAGGGATATGGTTCAGTCCATATGGGACGACCTCCAGGCCAGCGAGGGCGAGGCCCCGGACGGGCTCCTGTCCATGACAACCAGGGCCAGGGCCATGCAGAGGGACGAGATCTCCTGCAAGGACCTTTGGTACGTCATGAAAAACACCCCCGAGTTCGACCACGGAGTGGTCCTGGACGGCAAGACCCCGGTGGGATTGGTAACCAGAAACGACTTCGCGTCCAAGATGGGAGGGGCCTACGGCTTCCATCTATTCCAGAACAGGCCGGTAGAGGCGGCGGCGAAGAAAAACTTCTTGTCCGTGGGACACAGTTGCTCGGTCCGGCATCTTTCCAAGCTGGCTATGGAGCGGTGTCCAGACGCTATCTACGATCCAGTGGTGGTCGTGGACACCAGGGGCCACTATATGGGGACCGTGACCATGAAGCAGGTCATAGCCAGGTCGGCGGAGATAGAGGTCCGTCAGGCTCTGACGTGCAATCCTCTGAGCGGCCTTCCGGGAAACCAGGAAATTCAGCGGTGGATATCCAGATGTAAAGGCTGTGATTCGTCCTTCGCCCTGATATACGCCGATCTGGACCGTTTTAAGGAGTACAACGACACCTACGGCTTTATCGATGGAGACGGTCTTATAAAGCTCACCGCCTCGGTGCTTCAGGAGGGTTTCAGTGAGCTGGGAAGCAGAGTCTCCCTGGGACACGTAGGGGGAGACGATTTCGTGGCGGTGGTGACGGGAAATCTGCCCGAGGGATGTCTGGATTCGGTGTGCCGAGAGTTCGATAGACGAAAAAGAGACTTCTTTCACCAAGAGGACTGGGAGAGAGGTTTTTTCTCGTCGGTTAGCAGAAAGGGGGAGGTCTGTAAAGTTTCCCCTGTTACCCTCAGTTTAGCGGTGATAGAGAAGGATAATTTGGGAAAAGACCTCCATCCCGCCAAAATATCGGAGATAGCCGCCTGTTTAAAGCACAGAGCTAAACAGTTGACCTACGAGACCGGTCGAAGCGGGTGGGTCCAGGAACGAAGATTTCACGGAGATAGCTTGGGAGGAGGATTGTCATGA
- a CDS encoding methyl-accepting chemotaxis protein: MRNISTVLKISILAVVFALALALVTFIGWRNLRATSVALETSYRDMTLPILWLNDTRAQTRAIEADLYALMITEDPAKNRQLLEDIERRRLINDRNLENYGKTNLDDFEKRKFASVMENLEMARKGLASTLKLAMANENAKAFDDFNKNGDPYLIAFDGDIGEIAEYLGEKAGRIDREARGSAAGAVKFMVSFALGAFVLSCLMAIFIAKAITGPMGRMIDSVGLFSQGDLTVRFDATGKDELSKMAQALNLMAEKLRASMTLIAKSSKTLDIQSEKLASSMKRSTSAIAASSDRSDALGDRMQSIAAAGQEINASVEEVAAGAQATARKSSEMAEEVEGATAAGNEGVEAVRVVVSMVARSSKEAEDSAAAVKALGDRINQVQGFVSQIGGIADQTNLLALNAAIEAARAGEHGRGFAVVAEEVRKLAEESAGAAGNIAEMATTIAADLESVFRSVNDNAKSSVESRSMAQDTEAKIEQMIKRLDLIAQATQDLAAVSQEQAASSEEIASAVQDVSTRVSEGAEDTEALGERLDEVTEVAKELLSDSQALSHLGEELRKMVATFKLEDKSSMPVRVS, from the coding sequence ATGAGAAACATTTCGACGGTGCTTAAGATCTCTATCCTTGCCGTGGTGTTCGCCCTGGCCCTGGCTCTGGTTACTTTTATAGGCTGGAGGAACCTTAGGGCCACCTCTGTCGCTCTCGAGACCAGCTATCGGGATATGACCTTGCCGATTCTTTGGCTGAATGACACCAGGGCCCAGACCAGGGCGATAGAGGCGGATCTCTACGCCCTTATGATCACCGAGGATCCCGCAAAAAACCGACAGCTTCTTGAGGATATAGAGAGAAGACGGCTTATAAACGACCGGAACCTGGAGAACTACGGTAAAACCAATCTGGACGATTTCGAGAAACGTAAGTTCGCCTCCGTCATGGAGAACCTGGAGATGGCCAGAAAAGGGCTGGCCTCGACCTTGAAGCTGGCCATGGCAAACGAAAACGCCAAAGCCTTTGATGATTTTAATAAAAACGGTGACCCCTATCTGATCGCCTTTGACGGGGATATCGGAGAGATCGCCGAATACTTAGGAGAGAAGGCGGGTAGGATCGACCGAGAGGCCCGGGGCTCCGCCGCCGGTGCGGTCAAGTTTATGGTCTCCTTCGCCCTCGGGGCCTTTGTTCTTTCCTGTCTTATGGCGATCTTCATCGCTAAGGCCATCACCGGGCCTATGGGACGGATGATCGACTCGGTGGGGCTTTTCTCCCAGGGAGACCTGACGGTCCGGTTCGATGCGACAGGAAAGGACGAACTCTCAAAGATGGCTCAGGCTCTGAACCTCATGGCCGAGAAACTCAGAGCCTCTATGACCCTCATAGCCAAGTCCTCAAAAACCCTGGACATCCAGTCGGAGAAACTGGCGTCCTCCATGAAGCGGTCAACCTCCGCTATAGCTGCCTCCAGCGATAGGTCCGACGCCCTAGGGGATAGAATGCAGTCCATAGCGGCAGCAGGGCAGGAGATAAACGCCTCGGTGGAGGAGGTAGCGGCAGGGGCCCAGGCGACCGCCCGTAAGAGCTCCGAGATGGCCGAGGAGGTCGAAGGGGCTACCGCGGCAGGCAACGAGGGAGTGGAGGCTGTCAGAGTGGTAGTCTCTATGGTGGCTCGCTCGTCGAAAGAGGCGGAGGACTCCGCCGCCGCCGTAAAGGCCTTAGGAGACAGGATAAACCAGGTCCAGGGCTTCGTCTCACAGATCGGTGGAATAGCGGACCAGACAAACCTGCTTGCCTTAAACGCCGCCATAGAGGCCGCCAGGGCAGGAGAGCACGGTAGGGGATTTGCGGTAGTAGCTGAAGAGGTCAGAAAGCTGGCGGAGGAATCGGCGGGAGCGGCGGGCAACATAGCTGAAATGGCCACAACCATAGCCGCCGATCTGGAGAGCGTCTTCAGATCGGTCAACGACAACGCAAAAAGCTCCGTCGAATCTAGGTCCATGGCCCAGGACACCGAGGCTAAAATAGAGCAGATGATAAAGAGGCTCGACCTGATCGCCCAGGCGACCCAGGACCTGGCGGCGGTGTCCCAGGAACAGGCCGCCTCCAGCGAGGAAATAGCCTCGGCGGTCCAGGACGTATCCACCAGGGTATCCGAGGGTGCCGAGGACACCGAGGCCCTCGGCGAAAGGCTCGACGAGGTCACAGAGGTCGCCAAGGAACTGCTATCCGACTCCCAGGCCCTGAGCCATCTAGGGGAGGAATTGAGAAAGATGGTCGCAACCTTCAAGCTGGAGGATAAGTCGTCCATGCCCGTCAGGGTTTCCTAG
- a CDS encoding response regulator, translated as MSQIAIVEDDAGLRRGLADCLEDLGHEVRCFSCVEELRPAIGRWVPDLLVLDLNLPGEGGLPYLRAIREKGSLVDLPVLVMSGRTYARDRIEGLEAGADDYMSKPFDPDEFCARVETLIRRGGSKNPVSIEGKGLLQTQDMMVNIGDRSVWNGLRWSNLTAMEFRLLSTFLRYPGKVLSVEDLLRMVWEFPPGTGNPSLVRWAVNQLRSKVEVEPSRPKRIVTRPRKGYFFAGKGVSTSGDGAISSFVEPPELASSLLAAAPAGILAVDSHGRCVLWNCEVTKFLGYTKEEVLGSSLHKKVHPEFTQKVQKSLSDLFSGNLCPPGPVRVGFLHKVGHKVDVNMFMYPFRLGDSTYAAAVLHPSETPFFNGIPHKDL; from the coding sequence ATGTCTCAGATAGCTATAGTAGAGGACGACGCTGGGCTCAGAAGGGGGCTGGCGGACTGTCTGGAGGACCTCGGTCACGAGGTTCGATGTTTTTCCTGCGTTGAAGAGCTACGACCGGCGATAGGTCGCTGGGTGCCCGATCTGCTGGTGCTGGACCTGAACCTCCCAGGGGAGGGAGGTCTTCCCTATCTTAGGGCCATCAGGGAGAAAGGTTCTCTCGTCGATCTTCCTGTGCTGGTCATGAGCGGCAGGACCTACGCCAGAGACAGAATAGAGGGCCTCGAGGCCGGAGCGGACGACTATATGTCCAAGCCTTTCGATCCCGACGAGTTCTGCGCCAGGGTGGAGACTTTGATCCGCCGGGGAGGATCTAAAAACCCGGTCTCCATAGAGGGCAAAGGGCTGTTGCAGACCCAGGACATGATGGTCAACATAGGGGACAGATCGGTATGGAACGGCCTGAGGTGGTCTAACCTCACCGCCATGGAGTTTCGGCTTCTCTCCACCTTTCTTCGCTATCCTGGCAAAGTCCTTTCGGTGGAGGACCTTTTGAGGATGGTATGGGAGTTTCCTCCCGGTACGGGCAACCCCTCCCTCGTCCGGTGGGCGGTAAACCAGCTCAGGTCGAAGGTCGAGGTGGAGCCTAGCAGGCCCAAGAGGATCGTCACCAGGCCCAGAAAGGGCTACTTTTTCGCCGGTAAGGGGGTGTCTACCTCCGGCGACGGAGCGATATCCTCCTTTGTGGAGCCGCCGGAGTTGGCGTCCTCGTTGTTGGCCGCCGCCCCTGCGGGAATACTGGCAGTTGACTCCCACGGGAGGTGTGTCCTCTGGAACTGCGAGGTCACAAAGTTTCTGGGCTACACCAAGGAGGAGGTTCTGGGGAGCTCTCTGCATAAAAAAGTTCACCCCGAGTTCACTCAAAAGGTTCAAAAAAGCCTGTCCGACCTATTCTCCGGCAATTTATGTCCTCCTGGGCCGGTTAGGGTAGGTTTTCTCCACAAGGTAGGCCATAAAGTCGATGTGAATATGTTTATGTACCCCTTTCGGCTAGGGGACTCGACCTACGCCGCTGCGGTGCTTCATCCCTCGGAGACCCCCTTCTTCAACGGGATCCCCCATAAAGACCTTTAG
- a CDS encoding ATP-binding protein has product MAIDLVPRLTQDRVVVAGVPSICLKWHLDDPVRGELCRTGARELFTLDWEKGIFFSRCPMGFDTFSCPVLVKNRPEAIVFGHVFFMDKRPADDHILSLISRYEIDPYEYLSELKEVRVFSRQWIEKNLPWISKVVQAVIASGERVTGPDQRVTISDPSFSFIRKLSHEIRTPLAAIQIHAKRHIRKLEDRKPLDTPSLRRSLGDISDGATQIERLIEQLPEVGGGAQRSFRPLFIGAVCREAWRMVQVSRGLGSSEVSFSCDVPPNATVLGDGYDLFRLFVNLYVNSWNSIDRSGNPGSIRVTSQVEDYQVVVSVEDDGEGFPPGEGAPEERIKNRPLSGSGLGLAVVQAIVSDHRGKLELRDRAPVGATVTLHFPKIKGHL; this is encoded by the coding sequence ATGGCAATAGACCTCGTACCAAGGCTCACCCAGGACAGGGTGGTCGTAGCGGGCGTTCCCTCTATCTGTCTAAAGTGGCACCTCGATGACCCCGTCAGAGGAGAGTTATGTCGGACCGGAGCCAGAGAGCTTTTCACCTTGGACTGGGAAAAAGGGATTTTCTTCAGTCGCTGTCCTATGGGATTCGACACCTTTTCCTGTCCCGTCCTGGTGAAAAACAGGCCCGAGGCTATAGTTTTTGGCCACGTTTTTTTTATGGATAAAAGGCCCGCCGATGACCATATTCTATCCCTCATCTCCAGGTACGAAATAGACCCTTATGAGTATCTTTCCGAGCTCAAGGAGGTCAGGGTCTTCTCAAGGCAGTGGATAGAGAAAAATCTTCCCTGGATATCCAAGGTGGTGCAGGCGGTTATAGCCTCTGGAGAGAGGGTAACTGGTCCAGATCAAAGGGTAACCATCAGCGATCCTTCTTTTAGCTTTATAAGGAAGCTCTCCCACGAGATAAGGACCCCTCTAGCGGCGATTCAGATCCACGCCAAGAGGCACATCAGAAAGTTAGAGGATCGAAAGCCTCTGGATACCCCTTCTCTCAGGAGGTCTTTAGGGGACATCAGCGACGGGGCCACCCAGATAGAGAGGCTTATAGAGCAGTTGCCCGAGGTCGGCGGAGGGGCACAAAGGTCCTTCCGTCCTCTTTTCATAGGTGCGGTGTGCCGTGAGGCATGGAGGATGGTCCAGGTATCGAGAGGCTTGGGCTCGTCGGAGGTCTCCTTCTCATGTGACGTTCCGCCGAACGCCACCGTTCTCGGTGACGGGTACGACCTATTTAGGCTGTTCGTGAACCTGTATGTGAACAGCTGGAACTCGATAGACCGGTCGGGTAATCCGGGGAGTATCCGAGTTACCTCTCAGGTGGAGGACTATCAGGTCGTGGTATCCGTAGAGGACGACGGTGAGGGGTTTCCCCCAGGGGAGGGGGCACCTGAGGAGAGGATCAAAAATCGTCCCCTTTCCGGTTCTGGGCTAGGTCTTGCGGTGGTTCAGGCCATCGTCTCGGACCATAGAGGCAAGCTGGAGCTTAGGGATCGAGCTCCTGTAGGGGCCACGGTTACGCTCCATTTCCCGAAGATAAAAGGGCATCTCTAA
- a CDS encoding S8 family peptidase: MRLSFLMEGEEGDWYLLRADLSTEILVEKVRSNSSVLAAEPNYRVRSLAVTPSDPLFLDQWALRDSGLSGGDIGGQHSWYTATEGGGVVAVLDSGVDYNHVDLKSNMWINPYPSSGDLHGYDFVNDDGDPMDDNFHGTHCAGIIGAVGDNRLGVSGVFWKGSIMAVKCLDSGGYGDVATVVKGLNYILEMKRKDVPVVVVNGAFQFGGYSQAAYEAIEALSVESVLFVASAGNSSNDNDLEPVYPSGYDLPNVISVANMDRDGNLNDESSYGLRSVLLAAPGTDILSTFPGIPFDPRSGDRSLFFDEMELGGSRWIASGDWELGRHGLDPWGNSPLYRSPKNSWKLTFKPGGGKGYLTLKEPLDLSAVSSDLEIYAGAYVRGWYSGFWGYDDEWVSLQCRTEPNGEWLDIARIGKGGLDHLDFGRIVARIPRKMRTQASFRIVVSWSSGTDPSGSFFYLDDFGVGFPSPTERYESKTGTSMAASYVSGAVSFLRGLFPDESMDTIRWRILRGAAPLESLKGKVATGGHLNLKRSIETLPPEFIGSFPMDEGRIGISGTLDWNFKYSETSDVIYRLFLGADESGEMVKVYEGNDHRWPIPNDIPPGLFRWQVVAADQIWGTGLEISVSSDVKTFTVAKGLEEIGAPVSRDFLRKVGLEGRLYVGAPMSLDISVPDTLSVGPGDLGATVPKKGSIHPDVLSGLLGVKPKDILDQMSFSVSRLVGYGNKVFFDVTLSVYESELKKLDLPGYGEGSLNVLGRLGLFVILGDHRWELPSLVGDRAGDFFLVSKKDKDGSTVYDICWTVCLVDGKSPYVGILADGSGRGVFLIQDGEEDGIFGLSTVLSREKGELVALSPGSGGCLVSPFNLGYLVLLLGLPLLLRKRK; encoded by the coding sequence TTGAGACTATCTTTCCTTATGGAAGGAGAAGAAGGGGATTGGTACCTTCTGAGGGCCGATCTCTCAACGGAGATCCTTGTCGAAAAAGTGCGATCTAACAGCTCGGTTTTAGCGGCCGAGCCCAATTACAGGGTCAGGTCCCTTGCCGTTACTCCTAGCGATCCTCTGTTCCTAGATCAGTGGGCTCTGAGGGATAGCGGTCTTTCCGGAGGGGATATAGGGGGGCAACACAGCTGGTACACCGCCACCGAAGGTGGAGGGGTCGTGGCGGTTCTCGACAGCGGAGTCGATTATAACCACGTCGATTTAAAGTCCAATATGTGGATCAACCCCTATCCCTCCTCCGGCGATCTCCACGGCTACGATTTCGTCAACGACGACGGTGATCCTATGGACGATAACTTCCACGGGACCCACTGCGCTGGGATAATCGGTGCAGTAGGAGACAACCGGCTTGGGGTCTCCGGGGTCTTCTGGAAGGGATCTATCATGGCTGTAAAGTGCCTTGACAGCGGAGGTTACGGGGACGTGGCAACGGTGGTCAAGGGCCTTAACTATATCTTGGAGATGAAGAGGAAGGACGTTCCGGTGGTGGTGGTCAACGGGGCTTTCCAGTTTGGAGGCTACTCTCAGGCCGCCTACGAGGCCATAGAGGCCCTTTCTGTGGAGTCTGTGCTGTTTGTGGCCTCAGCGGGGAACTCCTCTAACGACAACGATTTAGAGCCGGTCTATCCCTCGGGCTACGATCTGCCTAACGTCATATCGGTGGCCAATATGGACAGGGATGGCAACCTCAACGATGAATCCTCCTACGGGCTTAGGTCGGTTCTCCTGGCGGCTCCAGGCACCGATATCCTCAGCACCTTTCCAGGGATTCCTTTCGATCCGAGGTCTGGGGATCGTTCGTTGTTTTTTGACGAAATGGAGCTAGGGGGCAGTAGATGGATAGCGTCGGGTGACTGGGAATTAGGCCGTCATGGTTTAGACCCCTGGGGAAACAGTCCTCTGTACCGTAGCCCCAAAAATAGTTGGAAGCTGACGTTTAAACCAGGCGGAGGGAAGGGCTATCTTACCCTGAAAGAACCTCTCGACCTCTCCGCGGTATCCTCGGACCTTGAGATTTACGCCGGGGCCTACGTAAGGGGATGGTACAGTGGTTTTTGGGGATACGACGATGAATGGGTATCCCTCCAGTGTAGGACTGAACCGAACGGTGAGTGGCTAGATATAGCCCGAATAGGCAAAGGTGGTCTCGATCATCTGGATTTTGGCAGAATAGTGGCTCGTATACCGAGAAAGATGAGGACACAGGCCAGTTTCCGGATAGTGGTCAGTTGGAGTTCTGGAACCGATCCGTCGGGGTCGTTTTTCTATCTTGACGACTTTGGGGTGGGATTTCCCAGTCCGACGGAGCGGTACGAGTCCAAGACAGGAACGTCTATGGCGGCGTCCTACGTATCAGGGGCGGTATCTTTTTTGAGAGGCCTTTTCCCCGATGAGTCCATGGACACCATAAGGTGGAGGATTCTGAGAGGGGCCGCTCCCCTTGAAAGCCTTAAGGGCAAGGTCGCCACAGGAGGGCATCTCAACCTTAAAAGGTCTATAGAGACCCTTCCTCCTGAGTTTATAGGGTCTTTTCCTATGGACGAAGGTCGTATAGGGATCTCGGGGACTTTGGACTGGAACTTCAAATACAGCGAGACCTCCGACGTGATCTATCGGCTCTTTCTGGGGGCTGACGAATCTGGAGAGATGGTTAAAGTCTACGAAGGCAACGATCATAGATGGCCCATTCCTAACGATATTCCCCCAGGCCTGTTTCGCTGGCAGGTAGTGGCCGCGGATCAGATATGGGGTACTGGTCTCGAGATCTCCGTCTCCAGCGACGTAAAGACCTTTACGGTGGCTAAGGGTCTTGAGGAGATAGGGGCTCCTGTGTCCAGAGATTTTCTGCGTAAGGTTGGACTGGAAGGACGGCTCTACGTCGGTGCCCCTATGAGTCTCGATATATCGGTTCCCGATACCCTGTCTGTAGGACCAGGAGATCTTGGTGCTACGGTTCCTAAAAAAGGATCAATACACCCGGACGTGCTCTCCGGTCTTTTAGGGGTAAAGCCCAAGGATATACTGGATCAAATGTCCTTCTCGGTCTCCCGGTTGGTAGGATACGGAAACAAGGTGTTTTTCGACGTAACCCTGTCGGTGTACGAATCGGAGCTTAAAAAACTCGACCTTCCGGGCTACGGTGAAGGAAGTCTAAACGTGCTGGGTAGATTGGGACTGTTTGTCATCTTAGGCGACCATAGATGGGAGCTTCCTTCCCTGGTTGGGGATAGAGCAGGGGACTTTTTCTTGGTCTCTAAGAAAGATAAAGACGGTTCAACCGTATATGACATATGCTGGACCGTCTGTCTGGTCGACGGAAAAAGCCCTTACGTCGGTATTCTGGCCGATGGCTCTGGTCGAGGGGTATTCCTGATACAGGATGGAGAGGAAGACGGGATTTTCGGCCTTTCAACGGTTCTCTCAAGGGAGAAAGGCGAGCTTGTCGCCCTGTCTCCCGGATCCGGTGGTTGCCTAGTATCCCCTTTCAACCTCGGTTATCTTGTCCTGCTCCTCGGACTCCCTCTACTTTTGAGGAAAAGGAAATAA
- a CDS encoding DHH family phosphoesterase, with the protein MRLLTRSDFDGLMCAVLLKEMGVMDERKFVHPKDIQDGLVQADSNDVLANVPYLPGCGLWFDHHASEVEREEMFRHHWDGACDPCAKSCARVIYNYYGGDDGPLSRLSYLVEVADKADSADFSREEILDPQGWVMLSFVMDPRTGLGRYRDYTISNYQLMDDLVEYLREHDIDDILALEDVQERVRRYREQIPLFMDMLKENSYSQGDGVITDLIGKEETFVGNRHVIYALYPDQNISVRVFDGKKMEFCVFSVGHSILNRTSEVDVGKLMLRFGGGGHFRVGTCQVPYEDRHEVLEEILKEINR; encoded by the coding sequence ATGCGTCTTTTAACCAGAAGCGATTTCGACGGTCTAATGTGTGCCGTCCTTTTAAAGGAAATGGGGGTAATGGACGAGAGAAAGTTCGTCCACCCTAAGGATATCCAGGACGGCTTGGTCCAGGCCGACTCCAACGACGTCCTGGCCAACGTTCCTTATCTGCCGGGATGTGGCCTGTGGTTCGACCACCACGCCTCGGAGGTGGAGAGGGAGGAGATGTTCCGCCACCATTGGGACGGTGCCTGCGATCCCTGTGCTAAAAGCTGTGCCAGGGTCATATACAACTACTATGGAGGTGACGATGGTCCTCTGTCCAGGTTATCCTACCTTGTCGAAGTGGCGGATAAGGCAGATTCCGCCGACTTCTCCAGAGAGGAGATTCTTGACCCTCAGGGCTGGGTTATGCTGTCTTTTGTCATGGACCCTAGGACTGGTCTCGGGCGGTACAGGGACTACACTATATCCAACTATCAGCTCATGGACGACCTGGTGGAATACCTGAGAGAACACGATATAGACGATATTCTGGCCCTAGAGGACGTCCAGGAGAGGGTCCGCCGTTACAGAGAACAGATACCGCTCTTCATGGACATGTTAAAGGAAAACAGCTATAGCCAAGGGGACGGAGTTATCACCGACCTTATAGGCAAGGAAGAGACCTTTGTCGGTAACCGTCACGTCATCTACGCTCTATATCCCGATCAAAATATCTCCGTTCGGGTTTTCGACGGGAAGAAGATGGAGTTCTGCGTTTTCTCCGTGGGGCACTCCATACTGAACCGTACCTCCGAGGTGGACGTGGGCAAGCTCATGCTCCGTTTCGGCGGTGGCGGTCACTTCAGGGTCGGAACCTGTCAGGTCCCCTACGAGGACAGGCACGAAGTGCTCGAGGAGATCCTAAAAGAGATAAACAGGTAA
- a CDS encoding HdeD family acid-resistance protein, with protein MFIFGDFDRGGLRSRRGWIIGLGVSLALLGGMAVSMPLMASIAIETLIGWLMVAAGSAMAFSGYRERRQGRGGLGDILGAFLALMTGIILLAKPLSGVITLTMILSVYFFVEGLFKVVLALKLKGLKGWLWLLASGLLALALAMLIWQDLFAAAWGVGMLVGFNLLCTGSTLVALGISLGREE; from the coding sequence ATGTTTATCTTCGGTGACTTTGACAGAGGAGGGCTTCGCTCTCGCAGGGGCTGGATCATCGGCCTAGGTGTATCTCTCGCCCTTCTCGGGGGAATGGCGGTGTCTATGCCTCTTATGGCCTCAATCGCCATAGAGACGCTTATTGGATGGTTGATGGTTGCGGCGGGATCGGCGATGGCTTTTAGTGGCTACAGAGAGAGACGTCAGGGGAGAGGCGGTTTGGGGGATATCTTAGGGGCGTTTCTGGCCCTCATGACCGGGATCATCCTTCTGGCCAAGCCCTTGAGCGGCGTTATCACCTTGACGATGATTCTTAGCGTCTATTTTTTTGTAGAGGGGCTGTTTAAAGTCGTTCTAGCCCTAAAACTCAAGGGCCTTAAAGGTTGGCTGTGGCTACTTGCCAGCGGCCTTCTCGCTCTCGCCCTGGCCATGCTCATATGGCAAGATCTTTTTGCCGCCGCCTGGGGTGTCGGTATGTTGGTGGGCTTCAACCTGCTCTGTACCGGATCGACCTTAGTTGCCTTAGGAATAAGTCTCGGACGGGAGGAATAA
- a CDS encoding HAD family hydrolase: protein MGIALFDFDGTLIEGDSCFLFHRKVFGLPKVLSAALKASILHGLSQDRRHRMKQAFLSDLWAGVSRDELRTHCEDFVSDLDRAMRPGAQDRLSWHLGRGDQVALVSASVSDWLEPWCRSHGVESLIATELEDIGGVLTGRIKGRNCRGPEKVRRIKRAFPSLPEPVFVYGDSEGDREMFTLAERSRRFYRPFRR from the coding sequence ATGGGAATAGCTCTTTTCGACTTCGACGGAACCCTTATCGAAGGTGATTCGTGCTTTTTGTTTCACAGAAAGGTCTTCGGCCTGCCAAAGGTTTTATCGGCGGCCCTAAAGGCTTCGATCCTTCACGGCCTCTCTCAAGACCGTCGGCATAGGATGAAGCAGGCTTTCCTGTCCGATCTATGGGCTGGAGTCTCCAGGGATGAGCTTAGAACACATTGTGAGGACTTTGTGTCCGATCTGGATCGGGCCATGAGGCCCGGTGCCCAGGACAGGCTGTCTTGGCACTTAGGCAGAGGGGACCAGGTCGCACTGGTCTCCGCATCGGTGTCCGACTGGCTGGAGCCGTGGTGTCGGTCTCACGGTGTGGAGTCCCTTATAGCCACCGAGCTTGAGGACATAGGGGGGGTTCTGACCGGCAGGATAAAAGGTCGAAACTGTCGAGGCCCGGAGAAGGTTCGTAGGATCAAAAGGGCCTTCCCAAGCCTTCCTGAGCCGGTTTTCGTCTACGGCGACTCGGAAGGAGATCGTGAGATGTTCACCTTGGCGGAAAGGTCAAGGCGGTTTTACAGGCCCTTTCGGAGATGA